The following are encoded in a window of Cyprinus carpio isolate SPL01 chromosome B18, ASM1834038v1, whole genome shotgun sequence genomic DNA:
- the LOC109095928 gene encoding P2Y purinoceptor 1-like, translated as MTEEFSNLTALMNNMSEFSNHTARCSLTKTGFQFYYLPIVYIIVFIAGFIGNRVAIWMFVCHMRPWSSISVYMFNLALADFCYVLSLPFLIFYYFNKTDWIFGDVLCRLQRFIFHVNLYGSILFLTCISAHRYSGVVHPLKSLGRLKKKNAVRTVALVWFVVVVGISPILYYSRTGPKKGLTTCHHNTTEDELPGYFIYSMCMTVFGFCIPFIIIFSCYGGIVKALICNDMDNAPLRKKSIYLVIIVLTVFAVSYLPFHVMKNLNMRARLYFQSPDMCAFNDRVYATYQVTRGLASLNSCVDPILYFLAGDTFRRKLSRATKKSSRKGDHPLQSKSEETALSSLPESVQNGDNRD; from the coding sequence ATGACGGAGGAGTTCAGTAACCTGACGGCGCTCATGAATAACATGAGTGAGTTTTCCAACCACACGGCGAGATGCTCGTTAACCAAGACCGGCTTTCAGTTTTACTATCTCCCCATCGTCTACATCATCGTCTTCATCGCAGGCTTCATCGGAAACAGAGTGGCCATATGGATGTTCGTGTGCCACATGAGGCCCTGGAGCAGCATCTCCGTCTACATGTTCAACCTGGCGCTGGCCGATTTTTGTTACGTGCTCTCGCTACCGTTCCTCATCTTCTACTACTTCAACAAAACAGACTGGATTTTTGGAGACGTCTTATGCAGACTGCAGAGGTTCATCTTCCATGTGAATCTCTACGGAAGCATCCTGTTCCTCACGTGCATCAGCGCGCACAGATACTCCGGCGTCGTGCATCCGCTCAAATCGCTCGGGAGGCTGAAAAAGAAGAACGCCGTTCGCACCGTCGCGCTCGTCTGGTTCGTAGTCGTGGTCGGCATCTCTCCCATCCTTTACTACTCACGGACCGGCCCTAAGAAGGGGTTAACGACATGCCACCACAACACGACCGAAGACGAGCTGCCTGGATACTTCATCTACAGCATGTGCATGACGGTGTTCGGCTTCTGCATCCcgttcatcatcatcttcagctGCTACGGCGGCATCGTCAAAGCCCTCATCTGCAACGACATGGACAACGCACCGCTGAGGAAGAAGTCCATATACCTGGTCATCATCGTGCTCACGGTGTTCGCCGTCTCCTACCTGCCCTTCCACGTCATGAAGAACCTGAACATGCGAGCGAGACTGTACTTCCAGAGCCCGGATATGTGTGCCTTCAACGACCGCGTGTACGCCACCTACCAGGTGACCCGCGGCCTGGCCAGCCTCAACAGCTGCGTGGATCCTATCCTGTACTTTCTGGCCGGAGACACTTTCAGACGCAAGCTGTCCAGAGCCACCAAGAAGTCCTCCAGGAAAGGAGACCACCCCCTGCAGTCCAAGAGCGAGGAGACGGCACTGAGCAGCCTGCCGGAGAGCGTCCAGAATGGGGACAACCGAGACTGA